Proteins encoded by one window of Pan troglodytes isolate AG18354 chromosome 16, NHGRI_mPanTro3-v2.0_pri, whole genome shotgun sequence:
- the NSMCE3 gene encoding non-structural maintenance of chromosomes element 3 homolog has product MLQKPRNRGRSSGQAERDRDWSHGGNPGASRAGEDARVLRDGFAEEAPSTSRGPGGSQGSQGPSPQGARRAQAAPAVGPRSQKQLELKVSELVQFLLIKDQKKIPIKRADILKHVIGDYKDIFPDLFKRAAERLQYVFGYKLVELEPKSNTYILINTLEPVEEDAEMRGDQGTPTTGLLMIVLGLIFMKGNTIKETEVWDFLRRLGVYPTKKHLIFGDPKKLITEDFVRQRYLEYRRIPHTDPVDYEFQWGPRTNLETSKMKVLKFVAKVHNQDPKDWPAQYCEALADEENRARPQPSGPAPSS; this is encoded by the coding sequence ATGTTGCAAAAACCGAGGAACCGGGGCCGCTCTAGCGGCCAGGCCGAGAGGGACAGAGACTGGAGCCATGGCGGAAACCCCGGGGCTTCGCGGGCCGGCGAAGACGCCCGGGTTCTCAGAGACGGCTTTGCCGAGGAGGCCCCGAGCACGTCCCGCGGGCCGGGCGGCTCGCAGGGGTCGCAGGGCCCCTCGCCTCAGGGCGCCCGCCGGGCCCAGGCCGCCCCCGCCGTGGGGCCCAGGAGCCAGAAGCAGCTGGAGCTGAAAGTGTCCGAGCTGGTGCAGTTCTTGTTGATTAAAGACCAGAAGAAGATTCCGATCAAGCGGGCCGACATACTGAAGCACGTCATCGGGGACTACAAGGACATCTTCCCCGACCTCTTCAAACGGGCCGCCGAGCGCCTCCAGTACGTCTTCGGGTATAAGCTGGTGGAACTTGAACCCAAGAGCAACActtacatcctcatcaacaccCTGGAGCCTGTGGAGGAGGATGCCGAGATGAGGGGTGACCAAGGCACGCCCACTACGGGCCTCCTGATGATCGTCTTAGGGCTCATCTTTATGAAGGGCAACACCATCAAGGAAACTGAAGTCTGGGACTTTCTGCGGCGCTTAGGGGTCTACCCCACCAAGAAGCATTTAATTTTCGGAGATCCAAAGAAACTCATTACTGAGGACTTTGTGCGACAGCGTTACCTGGAATACCGGCGGATACCCCACACCGACCCCGTCGACTACGAATTCCAGTGGGGCCCGCGAACCAACCTGGAAACCAGCAAGATGAAAGTTCTTAAGTTTGTGGCCAAGGTCCATAATCAAGACCCCAAGGACTGGCCAGCGCAGTACTGTGAGGCTTTGGCAGATGAGGAGAACAGGGCCAGACCTCAGCCTAGTGGCCCAGCTCCATCCTCTTGA